The genomic stretch ATTCCAGCACATAATGAAGCTTCTTTTTTAAAGGATTGCTTGGATTCCTTTGTGGCCCAGACTTATTTGCCCAATGAAGTGATTGTAGTGGACGACAACTCTTCTGATGATACTTTTACCATTGCAAAAGACTACGCACAAAAATACGACTGGATAAAAGTCGTTCAGCGCAACTCAACCGATGAGCATATACCTGGCAAAAAGGTGGTGGACACCTTCAATTTTGGCTTGGCACACGCTTCGGAATATGATCTCGTCGGCAAATTTGATGCGGACATCGTACTGCCCAATAATTATTTTGAACTTATCGTCAACCAATTTCAGGCCAATTGGAAATTGGGCATGTGCTCGGGACTTCTCTACATAAAAAAGGAGGATGAATGGATCTATGAAAATATTGCGGATAAAGATCATATCCGGGGACCCATTAAACTCTATCACAAAGCCTGCTTTGAAAAAATCGACGGTCTACGTCCGGGAGTGGGTTGGGATACTGTGGACACGCTTCTGGCCAAATACCACGGTTTTGAAACCATTACACTCCCAGAAATTCATGTAAAACACCTCCGCCCGACAGGACATGGATACAGTTCCAAAAATTATCAGACCAAAGGCGAAGCATTTTACAAAATGCGTTACGGAATCGTCCTTACTAAAATAGCTGCCCTTAAAATGGCTTTGCAGGCCAAAAGCCCAATATTGTACTTCCAAGCTATTTTGGGTTACCTCAAGGCTTTCTTCCAACAACAACCCAGATACGTTTCCAAAAAAGAAGGAAAGTTTATAAGGAGCTACCGTTGGAAGGGAATTTGGTCCAAACTTAATTCTATTTAAACTCCAAAACCTCCCCAATAGGCCGGCCCGTAGTTCCACTTGGGAACGCAATGCCCAATAAAGCGGCTATGGTAGGTGCGATATCGGGAATCTCCGTGCGGTTTACCGTACTTCCCTGTTTGATGCCCTTTCCATACAGCAACAACGGCACATGGGTATCGTATATTTGGGCAGAACCATGCGTGGAACCCGTTCTACTGTACGAAATATAGCCCACATTTGGGACCAGAAGAACATCGCCGGAGCGTTTTTGGTTGTAACCGTTCTGTAAAATATAAGGTATTCCCTTGGTGTATTCGTTCTCCCACATTTGATGGGCCGTATAGACCTGGCCAATACCATCGTAGGTCAATAATTCCCGTGCGATTTCCTCTTGGGCATCATCAAGGTCGATATCCAAATTGGCCAATATTTTATGGTCCAAAAACAATTGATAATTGGAAAGATCCTTAACCACATCCGTTGTTCCATATTTATATTGAAGA from Flagellimonas oceani encodes the following:
- a CDS encoding glycosyltransferase, which codes for MRISIVIPAHNEASFLKDCLDSFVAQTYLPNEVIVVDDNSSDDTFTIAKDYAQKYDWIKVVQRNSTDEHIPGKKVVDTFNFGLAHASEYDLVGKFDADIVLPNNYFELIVNQFQANWKLGMCSGLLYIKKEDEWIYENIADKDHIRGPIKLYHKACFEKIDGLRPGVGWDTVDTLLAKYHGFETITLPEIHVKHLRPTGHGYSSKNYQTKGEAFYKMRYGIVLTKIAALKMALQAKSPILYFQAILGYLKAFFQQQPRYVSKKEGKFIRSYRWKGIWSKLNSI